Proteins co-encoded in one Chroococcidiopsis sp. TS-821 genomic window:
- the gatA gene encoding Asp-tRNA(Asn)/Glu-tRNA(Gln) amidotransferase subunit GatA: MASIRELHQQLVSKERSAVEITQEALQRIAALEPKLHSFISVTADTALAQAQAVDAKIAAGEEIGLLAGIPIGIKDNLCTKGIRTTCASKILENFVPPYESTVTQKLADAGAVMVGKTNLDEFAMGSSTENSAFQVTANPWDLERVPGGSSGGSAAAVAAQECVVALGSDTGGSIRQPASFCGVVGMKPTYGLVSRYGLVAFASSLDQIGPFGRTVEDAAILLGAIAGYDPKDSTSLKVEIPDYTQALKPDVKNLRIGIIKETFGEGLDPAVEQAVTKAIEQLKDLGAEVQEVSCPRFRYGLPTYYIIAPSEASANLARYDGVKYGFRAPDAENLLSMYNRTRAAGFGTEVKRRIMVGTYTLSAGYYDAYYLKAQKVRTLIKQDFENAFAKVDVLVCPTVPTTAFKAGEKTDDPLSMYLTDLMTITVNLAGLPGMSVPCGFDDKGLPIGLQLIGNVLREDLLFQVAHAYEQATEWHKKTPKLI, translated from the coding sequence CACAGGCGCAAGCAGTGGATGCCAAAATTGCTGCGGGAGAGGAAATTGGGTTACTCGCAGGAATTCCAATTGGCATCAAAGACAATCTGTGTACCAAAGGAATTCGGACAACGTGTGCTTCTAAAATTTTGGAGAACTTTGTCCCGCCGTACGAATCAACCGTGACGCAAAAGCTAGCTGACGCAGGTGCTGTCATGGTGGGAAAAACGAATTTAGATGAATTTGCGATGGGCAGTTCTACAGAAAACTCCGCGTTTCAAGTCACCGCCAATCCTTGGGATTTAGAACGAGTCCCTGGTGGTTCTTCTGGTGGTTCGGCTGCGGCGGTAGCAGCGCAAGAATGTGTTGTTGCCTTAGGATCTGATACCGGAGGCTCAATTCGTCAACCCGCGTCGTTTTGTGGTGTAGTAGGAATGAAACCTACTTACGGATTGGTATCGCGTTACGGTTTAGTCGCGTTTGCTTCATCGTTAGATCAAATTGGACCATTTGGGCGCACTGTAGAAGATGCCGCGATTTTACTCGGCGCGATCGCTGGATACGATCCTAAAGACTCGACAAGTCTCAAAGTCGAAATTCCAGACTATACGCAAGCTTTAAAACCCGACGTGAAAAACCTCCGCATTGGCATTATCAAAGAAACCTTTGGCGAAGGGTTAGATCCGGCGGTGGAACAAGCTGTCACCAAAGCAATTGAACAACTTAAGGATTTAGGCGCAGAAGTTCAAGAAGTTTCCTGTCCGCGTTTTCGCTACGGGCTACCAACTTATTACATCATTGCGCCCTCAGAAGCTTCGGCAAACTTAGCGCGTTACGACGGTGTAAAATACGGTTTCCGCGCTCCAGATGCCGAAAACCTCCTCTCGATGTACAACCGAACTCGTGCTGCTGGTTTTGGTACTGAAGTCAAACGGCGGATTATGGTAGGAACTTACACGCTGTCGGCAGGCTATTACGATGCGTATTATTTAAAGGCACAAAAAGTCCGCACGCTGATTAAGCAAGACTTTGAGAATGCGTTTGCGAAGGTCGATGTTCTAGTGTGTCCGACTGTACCAACAACAGCATTCAAAGCAGGAGAAAAGACGGACGATCCCCTAAGCATGTATTTAACGGATTTGATGACAATCACCGTCAATCTAGCTGGTTTACCAGGAATGAGTGTTCCTTGTGGTTTTGATGACAAGGGTTTGCCCATCGGACTACAGTTGATTGGCAACGTATTGCGCGAGGATTTGCTATTTCAAGTCGCGCATGCTTACGAGCAAGCAACAGAATGGCATAAAAAGACTCCAAAGTTGATATAG
- a CDS encoding alpha/beta hydrolase: MLNKFSLRWLLSAGLMAALFYIGTSIYLFFQQTRFIFFPSPVIQTTPEFFNLRYQEVWLPVTTTTGQIERIHGWWIPATQANEKVLLYLHGNGINIGANVDRAHRFHQMGFSVLLIDYRGYGRSEGAFPSEATVYQDAAVAWDYLVNERQIDPSQIFIYGHSLGGAIAIHLALQQPNAAGLIVESSFTSIRAMIDFQRAYRIFPVDLILRQRFDSISKVSALQIPVLFIHGTADWQVPAQMSEQLYAAAPEPKQLILIPGAGHNNVAEVAGSQYFQVVQNFVRQVSTQQMAER, translated from the coding sequence ATGCTCAACAAATTCTCTTTGAGGTGGCTGCTGAGTGCTGGGCTAATGGCTGCACTTTTTTATATCGGGACTAGCATCTATCTGTTTTTCCAGCAAACTCGCTTCATTTTTTTTCCTTCACCTGTTATTCAAACGACACCAGAGTTTTTCAATCTCCGCTATCAAGAAGTGTGGCTACCTGTCACTACAACCACAGGGCAAATCGAACGCATTCATGGTTGGTGGATTCCCGCAACTCAAGCGAATGAAAAAGTTTTGCTCTATCTGCACGGTAACGGTATTAATATTGGTGCAAATGTCGATCGCGCCCATCGGTTTCACCAGATGGGCTTTTCAGTACTCCTCATTGATTATCGCGGCTACGGACGTAGTGAAGGAGCTTTTCCGTCAGAAGCGACTGTTTACCAAGATGCTGCAGTAGCGTGGGATTATCTCGTTAATGAACGACAGATCGATCCAAGCCAGATTTTTATTTATGGGCATTCTTTAGGCGGTGCGATCGCCATTCACTTAGCACTGCAACAACCCAACGCCGCTGGATTAATCGTCGAAAGTTCGTTTACTTCGATCCGTGCCATGATCGATTTTCAACGTGCCTACCGCATATTTCCCGTCGATCTAATTTTACGCCAGCGCTTCGACTCAATCAGTAAAGTTAGCGCACTACAAATCCCTGTCTTATTCATTCACGGAACGGCAGATTGGCAAGTTCCCGCGCAAATGAGCGAACAACTCTACGCTGCTGCACCCGAACCGAAGCAATTAATTCTGATTCCTGGTGCGGGACACAACAATGTCGCGGAAGTTGCAGGTTCTCAATATTTTCAAGTCGTGCAAAACTTTGTTCGACAAGTCTCAACTCAACAGATGGCGGAACGCTGA
- a CDS encoding Uma2 family endonuclease: MNWSEFEQILDELGNSRASRLAYYRGILEIMVPLAEREDGKILISNLVEILLEELDIEFRNLGSTTFKRRDMASGVEPDACFYIQHEAAIRGKSKIDVNFDPPPDLAIEINITSASEIKKSSYEALGVPELWIYDGRSLQIHTLQNHQYVATNQSQIFPNLPIIEVIPQYVAESKIQGRNTAVKAFRAWVQKVSFQ, translated from the coding sequence ATTAACTGGAGCGAGTTTGAGCAGATTTTAGACGAGTTAGGTAACTCGCGTGCTTCTCGGCTTGCCTACTACAGAGGAATCCTAGAGATTATGGTACCGCTGGCTGAACGCGAAGATGGTAAAATCCTCATCAGTAACCTAGTCGAGATTTTATTAGAAGAACTCGATATTGAATTCAGAAATCTCGGTTCTACTACCTTTAAGCGTCGGGACATGGCGAGTGGTGTAGAACCTGATGCTTGCTTTTATATTCAACATGAAGCAGCAATTAGAGGTAAAAGTAAAATCGATGTTAACTTCGATCCACCGCCTGATTTAGCTATTGAAATTAATATTACAAGTGCTTCCGAAATCAAGAAAAGTAGCTATGAAGCTTTAGGCGTTCCTGAGTTGTGGATTTATGACGGGCGATCGCTACAAATACATACACTGCAAAATCATCAGTATGTAGCAACAAATCAAAGTCAGATTTTTCCCAACTTGCCAATTATAGAAGTTATTCCCCAGTACGTTGCCGAAAGTAAAATCCAGGGAAGAAACACTGCAGTTAAAGCTTTCCGCGCTTGGGTACAAAAGGTGTCATTTCAGTGA
- a CDS encoding DNA polymerase III subunit alpha has product MSFVGLHIHSDYSLLDGASQIPALVERAHELGMKAIALTDHGVMYGAIELIKICRNKNVKPIIGNEMYVINGDIEEKKRRPRYHQVVLAKNTKGYKNLVKLTTISHLKGIQGKGIFSRPCINKELLKEYREGLIVTSACLGGEVPQAILRGRLDIARKVAQEYKDIFGDDYYLEIQDHGSQEDRIVNVEIVKIARELGIKFIATNDSHYISCFDVEAHDALLCIQTGKLISEDNRMRYSGTEYLKSAEEMSQLFRDHLPDDAIQEAIATTVEIADKVEPYHIMGEPRIPNYPVPAGHTADTFLEEVVWEGMLQRFNRRSRNEIDPTYKERLDYELKMIQQMGFSTYFLVVWDYIKYARDNQIPVGPGRGSAAGSLVAYALRITNIDPVHHGLLFERFLNPERKSMPDIDTDFCIERRDEVIEYVTRKYGTERVAQIITFNRLTSKAVLKDVARVLDIPYGEADRMAKLIPVVRGKPTKLSVMISDATPAPEFKEKYENDPKVRHWVDMAIRIEGTNKTFGVHAAGVVISSEPLDEIVPLQRNNDGSVITQYFMEDLESLGLLKMDFLGLKNLTLIQKTIELIKQNQNIDIDPDYLPLEERKVQKILAKGEVKKMPREVEKTYKVLEEGELEGIFQLESSGMRQIVRDLKPSCIEDISSILALYRPGPLDAGLIPKFINRKHGREAIEYIHPLLEPILNETYAVLVYQEQIMKMAQDLAGYSLGQADLLRRAMGKKKVSEMQKHREAFVDGAAKNGVRKQVAEELFDQMVKFAEYCFNKSHSTAYGYVTYQTAYLKANYPVEYMAALLTANSGDTDKIQKYLSTCLNMNIQIEPPDINRSGVDFTPVAGKILFGLSAVRNVGQGAIACILEAREKGGEFQSLADLCDRVDLRAVNRRTLEALIHCGAFDKLEANRKQLIADLDLVIDWAQSRAKDRASGQVNLFDWSGIANNDNNTNYELAPKAPPVADYPPMEKLRWEKELLGFYVSDHPLKSLRARTRLLSPISLSQLGDQHDRTLLCAVVMLTSIKPVVTKKGDRMAILQIEDLTGQTEAVVFPKAYERIGTSLVADAQMVVWGKVDRRDDQLQLIVEDAEPIETVQLVMVELDPQQAATLDYQHRLKSILQEQLGEKDKAKIPVLASVKLGDRSQLVRFGRQFWVQNSQETVEMLKSASFSAYTRPISQILS; this is encoded by the coding sequence ATGTCTTTCGTAGGTTTACATATTCATAGCGATTACAGCCTACTCGATGGTGCAAGTCAAATACCAGCACTCGTTGAGCGAGCTCATGAGTTAGGAATGAAAGCGATCGCACTTACCGATCATGGCGTGATGTATGGTGCGATCGAACTTATTAAAATTTGCCGAAATAAGAACGTCAAACCAATTATTGGCAATGAAATGTATGTCATTAATGGAGATATTGAGGAAAAGAAACGTCGTCCTCGCTATCACCAAGTTGTTTTAGCAAAAAACACAAAAGGTTACAAAAATCTTGTTAAGTTAACAACAATCTCGCACTTGAAAGGTATTCAAGGCAAAGGAATTTTCTCGCGTCCTTGTATCAACAAAGAGCTATTAAAAGAGTATCGTGAAGGATTAATTGTTACGAGCGCTTGTCTAGGAGGAGAGGTTCCGCAAGCGATTTTGCGAGGAAGATTAGACATTGCACGTAAAGTTGCACAAGAATATAAAGATATCTTTGGAGATGATTACTATCTAGAAATTCAAGATCACGGTTCGCAAGAAGACAGAATTGTTAATGTTGAAATCGTTAAAATTGCCCGAGAATTAGGAATTAAATTTATTGCGACAAACGATTCGCATTATATTTCTTGCTTTGATGTAGAAGCCCATGACGCGTTGTTGTGCATTCAGACAGGAAAATTAATTTCGGAAGACAACCGCATGCGCTACAGCGGGACAGAGTATCTCAAATCAGCAGAAGAGATGAGTCAACTGTTTCGCGATCACCTACCCGATGACGCGATTCAAGAAGCGATCGCAACGACAGTAGAAATTGCTGACAAAGTAGAACCATACCATATCATGGGCGAACCGCGAATTCCCAATTATCCGGTTCCCGCAGGACACACCGCCGATACTTTTTTAGAAGAAGTCGTCTGGGAGGGAATGCTACAACGATTTAATCGGCGATCGCGTAATGAAATTGACCCCACATATAAAGAAAGGTTGGATTATGAACTAAAAATGATTCAACAAATGGGCTTTTCTACTTATTTTTTAGTTGTTTGGGACTATATTAAGTACGCGAGAGATAATCAAATTCCGGTTGGTCCTGGGCGAGGTTCGGCTGCTGGTTCTTTAGTTGCTTATGCTTTAAGAATTACAAATATTGACCCTGTTCATCATGGCTTGTTATTTGAGCGGTTTTTGAATCCTGAGCGTAAATCAATGCCGGATATTGATACAGATTTTTGTATCGAAAGGCGCGATGAAGTTATTGAATATGTTACGCGAAAATACGGAACAGAGCGAGTTGCTCAAATTATTACTTTTAACCGCTTGACTTCCAAAGCTGTCTTAAAAGACGTGGCGCGGGTACTAGATATTCCCTATGGTGAAGCCGATCGCATGGCGAAGCTGATTCCGGTTGTGCGGGGTAAACCAACTAAACTTTCTGTGATGATTTCTGATGCTACTCCAGCACCAGAATTTAAAGAAAAATATGAAAACGATCCCAAAGTCCGCCACTGGGTTGATATGGCAATTCGCATAGAAGGAACTAACAAAACCTTCGGCGTTCATGCAGCGGGAGTAGTCATTTCTTCTGAACCGCTAGACGAAATTGTTCCACTACAAAGAAACAATGATGGTTCAGTGATTACCCAGTATTTCATGGAAGACTTGGAATCGCTGGGATTACTGAAAATGGACTTTTTGGGATTGAAGAATTTAACACTCATTCAAAAAACCATTGAATTAATTAAACAAAATCAAAATATTGATATTGACCCCGACTATTTACCTTTGGAAGAAAGAAAGGTTCAAAAAATCTTAGCCAAGGGCGAAGTCAAAAAAATGCCAAGAGAAGTCGAAAAAACCTACAAAGTTCTTGAAGAAGGTGAACTTGAGGGGATTTTTCAACTTGAATCTTCGGGAATGCGACAAATTGTACGCGATTTAAAGCCTTCGTGTATCGAAGATATTTCTTCAATCTTAGCTTTGTATCGTCCTGGTCCTCTTGATGCTGGGCTGATTCCCAAATTTATCAACCGCAAGCACGGTCGCGAAGCAATAGAATACATCCATCCACTTTTAGAGCCAATTTTAAACGAAACTTACGCGGTCTTGGTGTATCAAGAACAAATCATGAAAATGGCTCAAGATTTGGCAGGATATTCCTTAGGACAAGCAGATTTGTTACGCCGCGCTATGGGTAAAAAGAAAGTTTCCGAGATGCAAAAACATCGAGAAGCTTTTGTGGATGGTGCAGCTAAAAATGGTGTCAGAAAGCAAGTGGCTGAAGAATTGTTCGACCAGATGGTCAAATTCGCAGAATACTGTTTTAATAAATCGCACTCGACGGCTTATGGTTATGTCACCTATCAAACTGCGTATTTAAAAGCAAACTATCCTGTCGAGTACATGGCAGCTCTGCTGACGGCAAACAGTGGCGATACCGATAAAATTCAAAAATACCTGTCTACGTGTCTGAATATGAATATTCAGATCGAGCCACCAGACATTAATCGCTCTGGCGTCGATTTTACACCGGTAGCAGGCAAAATTTTATTTGGCTTATCAGCTGTAAGAAATGTCGGACAAGGTGCGATCGCGTGTATTTTAGAAGCCCGTGAAAAGGGCGGTGAGTTTCAATCGCTCGCTGATTTGTGCGATCGCGTTGATTTACGCGCTGTCAACCGTCGTACTTTAGAAGCTTTGATTCATTGTGGTGCGTTTGACAAACTCGAAGCAAATCGCAAGCAACTGATTGCAGATCTTGATTTGGTAATCGACTGGGCGCAATCGCGGGCGAAAGATCGTGCTAGCGGTCAAGTTAATTTATTCGATTGGAGCGGGATAGCAAACAATGACAATAACACTAATTACGAATTAGCACCCAAAGCCCCACCCGTAGCAGACTATCCGCCAATGGAAAAACTGCGATGGGAAAAAGAACTTCTTGGTTTTTACGTTTCGGATCATCCGTTGAAGTCACTGCGAGCGCGTACGCGACTTTTATCACCGATCAGTTTATCCCAACTCGGCGATCAGCACGATCGTACTTTACTTTGTGCTGTCGTGATGTTGACCAGTATTAAACCAGTGGTCACTAAAAAAGGCGATCGCATGGCAATCTTACAAATCGAAGATTTAACCGGACAAACCGAAGCTGTTGTTTTTCCGAAAGCTTACGAACGAATTGGCACATCACTTGTAGCCGATGCCCAAATGGTAGTCTGGGGTAAAGTCGATCGGCGTGACGATCAACTTCAGTTGATTGTAGAGGATGCTGAACCGATTGAGACGGTACAGTTAGTTATGGTAGAACTCGATCCTCAACAAGCAGCGACGCTTGATTATCAACACCGTTTAAAAAGCATCTTGCAAGAACAGCTAGGAGAGAAAGACAAGGCAAAAATCCCAGTTCTGGCGTCTGTGAAATTGGGCGATCGCAGTCAATTAGTACGCTTTGGGCGACAGTTTTGGGTTCAAAACAGCCAAGAAACCGTCGAAATGCTCAAATCAGCTAGCTTTTCTGCTTATACACGACCAATTAGTCAAATATTAAGCTAA
- a CDS encoding Ig-like domain-containing protein, translating to MLNLDFSFALPNTIPDKDGQGTGFTSVKKNSSGDQYQPSDIDLDTAAKTLTLTANKGSSAWSSNSLKNALQHGIDDTKPFVISTRLKGSPQKLTTAFQQGGIFFGSDQDNYVKLVLINTGGTNGLKLQFFKEENGSGSSIREINHFQWGKINTFDLFLIGDPATRTFQAAYRVNSNTAPPIVVNKSTTINASTPFFLENSNNTAAGILASTTNAPKVAVTFDNFGIAQEIKVNFQPNAANLPSGYIKDSGAAFSNARGYGWVKSGTRTPLNIAQFARDRNRPGVDQRIDTLLHMQYFNNPAAAWEIAVPNGTYSVTVSVGDGPNPNGVYDSKHTIRVEGVTAIDKFQSTPQQEYKLETVTVNVNDGRLTIDAIGGTNTKINFLEIFNVTPGKHPTVTGFAVDRDPQGKAYLNTSINVDIALAQSGIGVEPTSLNSSTVKLYRTKDGQQVSGIVGTSGGNDVIVFQPNQNLSPNTNYTFIVTNNVKDESGTRFNTNSFTFNTGNTTTNPIDSKVNFTKQSVYQGAPLASLTLGPDGKLYAAGLDGKIRRWNIEAGSGQLSNLQTFAPAKLDGRAIIGITFDPKNPNHLWISHNDPLFPQPAKDFTGAVSKLVLNSNTNSFNASIQDYVVGLPRSAKDHLSNSLAFGPDGKLYLTQGSNTAVGAPDTAWANRPERLLSAAILQIDPYRNAPAGGFNVQTENYGGKQGNYNPFAVNAPVKIYATGIRNAYDLVWHSNGNLYVPTNGSGANGNTPNDPRTSINEALQKVGTQNDYLYKVEEGGYYGHPNPKRGEYILNGGNPTSGVDPAEVVSYVDPVTKVAYAGYPVGVKPDPNYRGYAYDFGRNKSPNGVIEYQSNTFGGALKNKLLVTQYSGGNDILALEPGANGNVPRGNVTRIVSGLNDPLDLVEDTKTNAGNLYVAELIKGGVAGQISLLKVS from the coding sequence ATGCTAAACCTTGATTTTTCTTTTGCTCTTCCTAACACAATCCCAGATAAGGATGGTCAAGGCACCGGATTTACTTCTGTCAAAAAAAACAGTAGTGGAGATCAATACCAACCTAGTGATATCGATCTCGATACTGCTGCGAAAACTCTCACACTCACTGCAAATAAAGGCAGTAGTGCTTGGTCAAGTAATTCGCTAAAAAACGCACTCCAGCATGGAATTGACGACACTAAGCCCTTTGTTATTAGTACTCGGTTGAAAGGATCGCCACAGAAGTTAACAACCGCATTCCAGCAAGGTGGAATATTCTTTGGCTCGGATCAAGATAACTATGTCAAGCTTGTCTTAATTAATACTGGCGGTACTAACGGTTTAAAGCTTCAGTTTTTTAAAGAGGAAAACGGAAGTGGCTCAAGCATCAGAGAAATTAATCATTTTCAGTGGGGCAAGATTAATACATTCGATCTTTTCTTGATTGGAGATCCTGCAACTAGAACGTTTCAAGCAGCATACCGCGTTAACTCCAACACAGCACCGCCGATTGTTGTCAACAAGTCCACGACGATTAACGCAAGTACGCCCTTCTTTCTAGAGAATTCCAACAATACCGCTGCGGGAATTCTCGCTTCAACAACAAACGCCCCGAAAGTGGCAGTCACATTTGATAACTTTGGGATTGCTCAAGAGATCAAAGTCAACTTTCAGCCAAATGCCGCCAATCTGCCATCAGGTTATATCAAAGATAGTGGTGCTGCGTTTAGTAATGCTCGCGGCTATGGTTGGGTAAAAAGCGGCACGCGCACGCCTTTAAATATTGCGCAATTTGCTCGCGATCGCAATCGCCCAGGGGTTGACCAACGCATCGATACGTTACTGCACATGCAGTACTTCAACAATCCGGCGGCGGCGTGGGAAATAGCAGTTCCCAATGGGACGTATAGCGTGACTGTCAGCGTGGGTGACGGACCAAACCCAAATGGCGTTTATGACAGCAAACATACAATTCGAGTCGAAGGCGTAACTGCCATCGACAAATTTCAGAGTACTCCACAGCAAGAGTACAAATTAGAAACCGTCACAGTTAATGTCAACGATGGTAGGCTGACAATTGACGCGATCGGCGGGACAAACACGAAGATCAACTTTCTAGAAATCTTCAATGTCACTCCAGGTAAACATCCTACGGTTACGGGATTTGCTGTTGACCGCGATCCTCAAGGTAAAGCTTATCTCAACACATCAATTAATGTAGATATAGCACTGGCACAATCAGGGATTGGCGTTGAACCCACTAGCTTAAATTCATCGACTGTCAAGCTATATCGCACAAAGGATGGTCAACAAGTTTCTGGAATTGTCGGTACGAGTGGCGGCAATGATGTCATTGTCTTTCAACCAAACCAGAACTTATCGCCAAACACTAACTATACCTTTATTGTCACAAATAACGTCAAAGACGAATCTGGAACAAGATTCAATACCAATAGCTTTACATTCAATACCGGTAACACTACGACCAATCCAATTGACTCGAAAGTCAACTTCACCAAACAGTCTGTATATCAAGGTGCACCGCTAGCAAGTTTAACGCTTGGTCCTGATGGCAAACTCTACGCTGCTGGACTTGACGGTAAAATCCGCCGTTGGAACATTGAGGCTGGATCGGGTCAGCTATCAAACCTCCAGACTTTTGCCCCAGCGAAGCTAGATGGTCGCGCAATTATTGGTATTACCTTTGACCCCAAAAATCCGAACCATCTTTGGATTTCGCATAACGATCCGCTATTTCCGCAACCAGCCAAAGATTTTACAGGAGCAGTCTCCAAGCTTGTTCTTAACTCCAATACAAACTCATTTAATGCAAGTATCCAAGACTACGTTGTTGGCTTACCCCGCTCAGCTAAAGATCACCTCAGTAATAGTCTTGCCTTTGGTCCAGATGGTAAGCTTTACCTGACGCAAGGTAGCAATACTGCTGTGGGAGCGCCAGATACGGCATGGGCAAATCGCCCTGAGCGCTTGCTGAGTGCGGCTATTTTGCAAATTGACCCCTACAGAAATGCGCCAGCGGGCGGCTTTAATGTTCAGACAGAAAACTACGGCGGTAAGCAGGGTAACTACAATCCCTTTGCTGTCAATGCGCCCGTCAAAATTTATGCAACTGGCATTCGTAATGCCTATGACTTAGTTTGGCACAGCAACGGTAACTTATACGTTCCTACAAATGGAAGTGGTGCCAACGGCAACACTCCCAATGACCCGCGAACCTCAATAAATGAAGCACTGCAGAAAGTTGGTACGCAAAATGACTACTTATATAAAGTAGAGGAGGGCGGTTATTACGGTCATCCTAATCCCAAACGCGGAGAGTACATTCTCAATGGCGGTAATCCAACAAGTGGAGTCGATCCAGCCGAAGTTGTAAGCTATGTCGATCCTGTGACCAAGGTGGCGTATGCTGGCTATCCGGTAGGCGTCAAACCAGATCCTAACTATCGCGGTTATGCGTACGATTTTGGCAGAAATAAATCACCTAATGGTGTCATTGAATACCAAAGTAATACTTTTGGGGGTGCACTGAAAAACAAGCTACTCGTGACGCAGTACAGCGGTGGTAATGACATTCTTGCCCTTGAACCTGGTGCAAATGGCAATGTTCCCAGAGGAAATGTGACCCGGATTGTTTCTGGGTTAAACGATCCTTTGGATTTAGTAGAAGACACAAAGACTAATGCGGGCAACTTGTATGTTGCAGAACTTATTAAGGGGGGTGTTGCAGGACAGATTTCCCTACTAAAAGTAAGCTAG